The Mesorhizobium loti genome includes a region encoding these proteins:
- the rpsC gene encoding 30S ribosomal protein S3, protein MGQKVNPIGLRLGINRTWDSRWFANTGEYGKLLHEDIKIRKYLEKELKQAAISKVVIERPHKKCRVTIHAARPGLIIGKKGADIEKLRKKLMEMTKSETHLNIVEVRKPEIDATLVAQSIAQQLERRIAFRRAMKRAVQSAMRLGAEGIRINCAGRLGGAEIARMEWYREGRVPLHTLRADVDYGTAEAHTAYGICGVKVWVFKGEILEHDPMASERRASESDAAHGGGGDRERGRRRENA, encoded by the coding sequence ATGGGCCAGAAAGTCAATCCGATCGGTCTTCGCCTCGGCATCAACCGCACCTGGGATTCGCGCTGGTTCGCGAACACCGGCGAGTACGGCAAGCTGCTGCATGAGGACATCAAGATCCGCAAGTATCTTGAGAAGGAACTCAAGCAGGCTGCCATTTCGAAGGTCGTGATCGAACGTCCGCACAAGAAGTGCCGCGTCACCATCCACGCCGCGCGCCCGGGTCTGATCATCGGCAAGAAGGGCGCCGACATCGAGAAGCTTCGCAAGAAGCTGATGGAGATGACGAAGTCCGAGACGCACCTCAACATCGTTGAAGTGCGCAAGCCGGAAATCGACGCGACCCTGGTCGCTCAGTCGATTGCCCAGCAGCTCGAGCGTCGTATCGCGTTCCGCCGCGCCATGAAGCGTGCCGTTCAGTCGGCGATGCGCCTCGGTGCCGAAGGCATCCGCATCAACTGCGCCGGCCGTCTCGGCGGCGCCGAGATCGCGCGCATGGAATGGTATCGCGAAGGCCGCGTGCCGCTGCATACGCTGCGTGCGGACGTCGACTACGGCACGGCCGAAGCGCACACCGCTTATGGCATCTGCGGCGTCAAGGTCTGGGTGTTCAAGGGCGAGATCCTTGAGCATGACCCGATGGCTTCGGAGCGTCGGGCCAGCGAAAGCGATGCAGCGCATGGCGGTGGTGGTGATCGCGAACGCGGTCGTCGTCGCGAAAACGCCTGA